In Lolium rigidum isolate FL_2022 chromosome 3, APGP_CSIRO_Lrig_0.1, whole genome shotgun sequence, the genomic window CGTCGTAAAGGACAAGTCCAACTTGCATGGGAAGAACGAGTTCGACCAATCTGACAGCTGGCAATGCGAGTGGTACAACCACAGGATCAATTGTTGCTACTCAGGTCCCACGTCCGACTTCCCATGCTTAAATGTATTTTTTTGATAAATCGAACTCATTGACAAAACATATCTTATTCCCGGTGAAACTATTTTGAAATATGACGTTTGAGTACGGCGCCATTGAGGTTGGACCCGAACTTCTGCAGCAGGGAGTGCCTCCAAGTGGTTCGGCACCAAAGCCATTGGCGTTGACCTAACTTTAGCGTCATACCGTGTGGCGTAGACATGCTTTGGCAAAGAAAGCgtgtcttaactttatctagatacagatgtatcgttagttaaaatgcatctagatacattccTCAGTGGGACACTTTTTTGAAGGAGGGAGTAATAGTTTTGCCGAGGAGCTAGATGAGACACCAGTTTTGTCAAACGGTAAAATTTGTCAAAAATACGGTTTTAATGAATCTGACCTGGTGCCTAGTTTAGGCTGACTTTGATACCTGTTGCTGACCAGTGACCACTGACCACTGACCTGGAGGCCAGTCGACTACTTTTTTCCTTGCGTTGCCGAGTCGAGTTTTTTGAGCACTGGGCAAGATTTCTGCTACGACTTATCTTCTTGGCGAGGAACTTGGTTCGCGTTTTCCTTACTGAGCAGAAAGCATGCCCAATTTGATCGTGCCCCGTGCACTTCAGCATCAAGCAAGCAGCAACTGAGATACGGACATACGGTGAAGCAGAATCCCACCTCGCCGCCCTGATTCTGCTCAAGTAGGGCGGGATTCAGCAAGGCATCATGGACGGGGCCGGGATCATGGCGAGCGCCGCGACGGGGGCGATGGGCTCCctgctcgccaagctcgccgcccTGCTGGGGGAGGACTGCTACCGGATGCAGAGGGGCACGCGCCGGGAGGTCGCCTTCCTGCGGGACGAGCTCAGCAGCATGAACGCGCTCCTCGAGAGGCTGGCCGACGCCGAGGCGGACGCGCCGCTCGACCCGCAGACCAGGGAGTGGAGGGGCCAGGTCAGGGAGATGAGCTACGACATCGAGGACTGCGTCGACGACTACATGGACCAGCTTCGCGGCCGCGGGCCGGACCTGTCTCtgtccggcggcggcgtcctgGGGTTCGTCCTCGGCTACGTGCAGGCGGTGCGGGAGATGGTCTCCCGCCGTGGGATCGCGGAGCAGATCCAGGACCTCAAGGCTCGCGTCGTCGAGGCCGGACACCGGCGGAAGCGGTACAAGATCGATGCGGCGGTTAGCTCTACTCGTGTGGTGCAGGTTGATCGCCGGCTGCCGGCGCTCTATGCGGAGCTGGGTGGGCTTGTCGGTGTCAGTGGTCCGAGGGAGGAGCTCATCAGGTTGCTCCACGATGGGGATCAGAGGATGAAGGTGGTGTCAGTGGTGGGGGCTGGAGGATTGGGCAAGACTACTCTTGCTAATCAGGTGTACCGAAGCACCAGAGATCGATTCGATTCCAAATCTTTCGTGTCCTTGTCGCAAAATCCCGACATTGGAATGATCTTTCGGACTATGCTCTCTCAACTCAAAAAGGATGAATGTGGTGAACTCACTGGATCAGGTGATAAGGAGCAGCTCATCAATGAATTGAGGGATTTCCTACAGGACAAGAGGTATCCAAGTATATAATTACTCCTAGCTATCTTTTCATTTTGATTGTCTTGACATTGACTGCAAGCTGCCTGTTTACCTTGTCCCAAGACAAGTACTGAATTCTCTGCAGCACTTTTGACATATTACTATGCAGATAACAATATATTGGTTACCATTTAATTATAGTTCTCCCTCATTCCATAGGTATTTAATCGTAGTTGACGATATATGGAGTACCCAAGCCTGGAAGATTATCAAATGTGCTTTCCCTGACAATACTCATGGTAGTAGAATCATTGTGACAACCAGAATTGGCACTGTTGCCAAATCATGCTCCTCCCCTGACTATGATCTTGTGTATGAATTGAGGGCACTAAGTGAGGATGACTCTAAGATGTTATTCTTTAGAAAGATATTTGGCTCTGAAGACGAATGCCCTCATCAACTGAAAGAAGTTTCAGTTGAGATTGTAAGGAAATGTGGTGGTTTACCTTTGGCAATCATTACTATGGCTAGTCTATTGACCACTAAGTCTGACACTAGAGAAGAGTGGATGAAGGTCTGTAGTTCGATTGGTTCTGGACTCGAGAAAAACTCCGATGTGGAGGAAATGAACATGATACTATTGTTGAGTTAtaatgatcttcctcatcatttaAGAACCTGCTTATTGTATATGAGTATGTTTCCTGAAGATCATGAGATCAGGCGGGATTATTTGGTAAGAAGGTGGATAGCAGAAGGGTTCATCAAGGCTTTTGGAGGCAGAAATTTAGAGGAGGAAGGGGAATGCTATTTTAATGAACTTATAAACAGAAGCCTGATACAACCATTGGATTTTCAATACGATGGAAGAGTATATTCATGCCGTGTGCATGATCTGATTCTCGACCTAATTGTGTCCAAGGCGGTTGAAGATAATTTTGTTACTGTAGTTACTGACAAAAGACAAATACTGCACCATCAAGGAAAAGTTCACCGACTCTCATTCGACTGCGCTTGTGTACAGAATATGTTATCACATTCCATGTCTTCTGCTCATGTTCGGTCCCTGAACATATTCAAGTATTCTGAACTAATGCCTCCTCTTTCCAACTTCCGGACCCTGAGAGTGCTAGATCTAGATGGCAATGAGAATTTGGAAAGCTCCTATCTTGAAGATATAAGCAACTTGTTTCACTTGAGATACTTACGGATTAGAGCAAGTAACATTACACTTCCAGAACAAATAGGAGAGCTGCAGTCCTTGATGATATTGGATCTTCTCAACTGTTCCGAGACAGCCGAATTGCCTTCAAGTATTGTTAAACTTTGGAAACTGAAATGGTTAATTGCTCATCGTGTCAAATTGCCCAATGGAATTGGCAACATGCAAGCTCTAGAGTTTATGTCACTTGTAGTTGTGGACTTCACTACCCCAGTAGCCGTGTTACAGGAACTGGCAAATTTGACCAAATTGAGAACCCTTGGATTGGATTGGCGCATCAGTAATACGCGCAAGGATAAAATGGCATATGCAGATAATTTTGTTTCCTCACTTGTCAAACTAGGTACTTCCAACCTTCGATATTTAACGCTCATCAGTCCATGGTCACTTGACTTCTTGCTGGATTCCTGGTCCCCTCCTCCACACCACCTTCGGGAATTAGCAATCAAAGGTTGGTGTCTTAAAAAGATTCCAATGTGGATGGCATCACTGGCTAACCTCACCTACCTGGACATCGAAGTTAAAGTGATACAGGAAACCCTTCAGGTGCTTGCGGACTTCCCTGTCTTACAATTTCTTAAGTTGTACTCAAATGCAGCAGACCCTGAAGAAAGATGTCTTGTTGTCAATAACAACGGGTTCCGATGTCTGaagaaactgaacttcgtccattGGACGAATCTGATGTTCTCCGAAGGAGCGACACCAATGCTCGGAACTCTTGAATTTCAGATAATTGTACATGAAGTGAAAACTGCATGTGGATCTAGTTCTCCTGATCTTGGCATATTCCACCTCTCCGCTCTCAAGAACCTTGTTGTTAACATCTATTGTGAGTGTGCAAGGGTTGAAGAGGTTGAGGCATTAGAGGCTGCTATTCAGTTTTCTGCTAGTATGCTTCCCAACAATCCAACACCCACATTCCATAGATTTCGTGAATCAGAGATGCTAATGGATGATGCGGGATAATAAGAAACTTCACCCAACCTAGCCTGCATCCAGACCTTAAGGTATTGACGGTTGATTGCTTAAAGTTAAAATTTCTACTCATTTCGGTTTCGATTTGGCTGCAGAAACTGGACTCCCCATTGTGATTTTGGATCATTCCAGACAATGCAAACATTTTCATTACGAGCTAAATTATAGCTATGGCTTGCAGCTGTTACTTTAGTGCCTTCGTTTGGTGTTTTTCTTGGTGACCAATGACTTGATGTATCCAACTTCCAAGGTGCCAATGGATCTGTCTTTGCCGACAACTGTCTATAGCTTGTAGACTGTTGTcactgatggatttatttttaccAGCTAATTTCCAGGACACTTGTGTGGTACTGTACTTGCTACAAAAGTGCATGGTTTTTCTTGTTCGCGGGTCCTAAAGGAGAGTACTGGACTTGTTACAGATAATTTGCTTACACGCTTTTGCTACCGTACGCACCCACCACAAACTCGCCAAATCGCGAAATCACATGGACGGTTAGGATTCGTTCATACCGCTTCGGGTCTGGGGCATGATCGTCATCTCCTGTGTACTTCGGGTTTGGCTGGGTTCGTATCAGCCCACGTACAAGCTAACCCACACCGCTATGTATTATACGCGTACGTGTCCacgcgcggccacgacggaaccgcCGAGATATATAAATCTTTCTCCCATGtcctcttcagcacatccatccaAAGCAATCCCCAAATCGGGAAAAAACCCTAGGTTAGGAACAGCACAGCTCGCTCTTGCTCTCGCTCGTGCTCTCGCTCGCGCTCGTCC contains:
- the LOC124703021 gene encoding disease resistance protein RGA5-like, with the protein product MDGAGIMASAATGAMGSLLAKLAALLGEDCYRMQRGTRREVAFLRDELSSMNALLERLADAEADAPLDPQTREWRGQVREMSYDIEDCVDDYMDQLRGRGPDLSLSGGGVLGFVLGYVQAVREMVSRRGIAEQIQDLKARVVEAGHRRKRYKIDAAVSSTRVVQVDRRLPALYAELGGLVGVSGPREELIRLLHDGDQRMKVVSVVGAGGLGKTTLANQVYRSTRDRFDSKSFVSLSQNPDIGMIFRTMLSQLKKDECGELTGSGDKEQLINELRDFLQDKRYLIVVDDIWSTQAWKIIKCAFPDNTHGSRIIVTTRIGTVAKSCSSPDYDLVYELRALSEDDSKMLFFRKIFGSEDECPHQLKEVSVEIVRKCGGLPLAIITMASLLTTKSDTREEWMKVCSSIGSGLEKNSDVEEMNMILLLSYNDLPHHLRTCLLYMSMFPEDHEIRRDYLVRRWIAEGFIKAFGGRNLEEEGECYFNELINRSLIQPLDFQYDGRVYSCRVHDLILDLIVSKAVEDNFVTVVTDKRQILHHQGKVHRLSFDCACVQNMLSHSMSSAHVRSLNIFKYSELMPPLSNFRTLRVLDLDGNENLESSYLEDISNLFHLRYLRIRASNITLPEQIGELQSLMILDLLNCSETAELPSSIVKLWKLKWLIAHRVKLPNGIGNMQALEFMSLVVVDFTTPVAVLQELANLTKLRTLGLDWRISNTRKDKMAYADNFVSSLVKLGTSNLRYLTLISPWSLDFLLDSWSPPPHHLRELAIKGWCLKKIPMWMASLANLTYLDIEVKVIQETLQVLADFPVLQFLKLYSNAADPEERCLVVNNNGFRCLKKLNFVHWTNLMFSEGATPMLGTLEFQIIVHEVKTACGSSSPDLGIFHLSALKNLVVNIYCECARVEEVEALEAAIQFSASMLPNNPTPTFHRFRESEMLMDDAG